In the Pyrolobus fumarii 1A genome, one interval contains:
- a CDS encoding NAD(P)/FAD-dependent oxidoreductase, giving the protein MKSVVVVGSGFAGVEAVSMLGRLCGEKLDCIWVSANGQLVFLPALPEVAGGRLNPEDVAWSVERYAKRNGFQLVKQRVTVVEQSRIILENGEQISYDYLLLATGASPAFFNIPGAREHSIPLYTVDAAVKIRDLIDRVNRIVIVGAGLVGVEVAAEAKIRRNDIHVTLVDMMDKPLAALRNDKASRLVQQELEKLGIETLYGARVTAVKEGVIETTRGSIEADIVIWAAGLQACTPEIRVDGIKRVKGGYLSVDPYLRVAGNIFAAGDVTCVECKGCYALKMVREAMRQGKTAARNIVTLVTGSSKLARYKPLITDCRPLAGVTLGPKKGVLVYGKKFALKTGLVGWYKEWQRKRYASRLTSA; this is encoded by the coding sequence ATGAAGAGTGTGGTCGTGGTTGGCTCTGGATTTGCAGGCGTTGAGGCTGTCAGCATGCTCGGGCGTCTATGCGGCGAGAAGCTCGACTGCATATGGGTGAGCGCCAATGGCCAGCTTGTATTTCTGCCAGCATTGCCGGAAGTCGCTGGTGGCAGATTAAACCCCGAGGATGTCGCGTGGAGCGTCGAAAGGTATGCCAAGAGGAATGGTTTCCAGCTTGTTAAGCAACGCGTAACCGTTGTAGAACAGTCTCGCATTATACTCGAGAATGGTGAGCAGATAAGTTATGATTATCTGCTTCTCGCTACTGGCGCTTCACCAGCATTCTTTAACATACCGGGTGCGCGCGAACACAGCATACCGTTGTATACTGTTGACGCAGCTGTAAAGATACGTGACTTGATAGACAGGGTTAATCGTATTGTTATCGTTGGTGCGGGTCTTGTGGGTGTGGAGGTCGCAGCCGAAGCTAAGATACGCCGTAACGACATACACGTAACCCTAGTTGATATGATGGATAAGCCTCTTGCCGCCCTCCGTAATGATAAGGCATCACGACTTGTACAGCAAGAGCTTGAGAAGTTGGGTATTGAAACCTTGTATGGTGCACGCGTGACAGCAGTCAAAGAAGGTGTCATAGAAACTACTCGTGGCAGCATTGAAGCCGATATAGTGATATGGGCGGCTGGATTGCAAGCATGCACGCCAGAGATACGTGTTGACGGAATCAAACGCGTGAAGGGAGGTTATCTTAGCGTTGATCCTTACCTTCGCGTGGCTGGCAACATATTCGCAGCAGGTGATGTAACTTGCGTAGAGTGCAAAGGTTGCTATGCGCTCAAGATGGTTAGAGAGGCTATGAGACAGGGCAAGACAGCAGCCCGCAATATTGTAACTCTTGTAACAGGTTCCAGCAAACTCGCCAGGTATAAGCCGTTGATAACAGACTGTAGACCGTTGGCTGGCGTCACACTCGGGCCTAAGAAGGGAGTGCTGGTCTACGGCAAGAAGTTTGCATTGAAGACTGGCCTCGTCGGATGGTATAAAGAGTGGCAGAGGAAGCGTTATGCATCAAGGCTCACGAGTGCATAG